A genome region from Cyprinus carpio isolate SPL01 chromosome B23, ASM1834038v1, whole genome shotgun sequence includes the following:
- the si:ch211-220i18.4 gene encoding SRSF protein kinase 3 isoform X2: MSIYKQLQTSDEIMQTNTKHMICTKSSDVVMDSKLKTLRNYKHLEPDYTEEHEDPRDYCYGGYHPVQVGDVFNKRYKVLSKLGWGYFSTVWLCIDLRSGRHVAVKVLKSGAGFTQAGQDELTLLRCASGPTARNPLKGRIVQLLDEFKIAGVNGIHICLVLELLGPDLRCWQVCFGNPGLSLTCVKHVITQVLEGLEYLHSHCKIIHTDIKPENILLCVTPQSSSHPPGDAIQTYTSAIKTTILQDPEAAGKPGNLDNITVKIADLGSSCWVYKHFCQEIQTRQYRSLEVLLGSEYGPPADIWSVACLAFELVTGDSLFEPKAGPNFSLEEDHLAHIIELLGKIPVSVALSGKYSYQYFNRKGDLRRIAVLRPWGLYEVLVEKYHFLLREASLFSDFLLQMLDFLSERRATAAKCLKHPWLKL, from the exons ATGAGCATCTATAAGCAGCTCCAGACCTCTGATGAAatcatgcaaacaaacacaaagcacatGATCTGCACCAAATC GTCTGATGTAGTTATGGACTCTAAACTGAAAACACTTAGGAATTATAAACATCTTGAACCTGACTACACAGAGGAACATGAAGATCCAAGAGATTACTGCTACG GTGGATATCACCCAGTCCAGGTGGGAGATGTGTTTAATAAGAGATACAAGGTTCTGTCCAAGCTGGGTTGGGGTTATTTCTCTACTGTATGGCTCTGCATTGACCTCAG GTCCGGCAGGCATGTTGCAGTGAAGGTGTTGAAGAGCGGAGCTGGATTCACTCAGGCTGGACAAGATGAACTGACATTACTGCGATGt GCCAGTGGTCCCACAGCCCGCAACCCTCTTAAAGGACGTATAGTGCAGTTACTGGATGAGTTTAAGATAGCTGGTGTGAACGGCATTC ATATTTGTCTAGTGTTGGAGCTGCTGGGGCCAGACTTGCGCTGTTGGCAAGTGTGTTTTGGAAACCCAGGCCTTTCTCTCACCTGTGTCAAACACGTCATCACTCAG GTGCTTGAAGGTCTGGAGTATCTTCACAGCCACTGCAAGATCATTCACACAGACATCAAGCCTGAGAACATCCTGCTGTGTGTCACACCGCAGTCCTCATCTCATCCTCCAGGGGACGCTATACAAACTTACACTTCAGCCATTAAAACCACAATCCTCCAGGATCCCG AAGCAGCTGGAAAACCTGGAAACTTGGATAATATCACAGTGAAGATTGCAGACCTTGGCAGCTCATGTTGGGTG TACAAACACTTTTGTCAAGAGATCCAGACCAGACAGTATCGCTCTCTGGAGGTTCTCCTAGGCTCTGAATATGGTCCTCCGGCTGACATCTGGAGTGTGGCCTGCTTG GCATTTGAGCTTGTTACTGGTGATTCCTTATTTGAACCGAAAGCAGGGCCGAATTTCTCCTTAGAGGAAG ACCACCTGGCTCATATTATTGAGCTCCTGGGTAAGATCCCAGTGTCAGTGGCTCTGTCTGGGAAATATTCCTATCAGTATTTCAACCGCAAAG GTGACCTGCGGCGAATAGCCGTCCTCCGTCCATGGGGTCTGTATGAAGTGCTGGTGGAGAAATATCACTTTCTCCTCAGAGAGGCATCACTTTTCTCCGACTTCCTGTTACAGATGTTGGACTTCCTGTCAGAGCGGAGGGCGACAGCAGCCAAGTGTCTCAAACATCCCTGGCTAAAGCTGTAA
- the si:ch211-220i18.4 gene encoding SRSF protein kinase 3 isoform X3, with the protein MDSKLKTLRNYKHLEPDYTEEHEDPRDYCYGGYHPVQVGDVFNKRYKVLSKLGWGYFSTVWLCIDLRSGRHVAVKVLKSGAGFTQAGQDELTLLRCASGPTARNPLKGRIVQLLDEFKIAGVNGIHICLVLELLGPDLRCWQVCFGNPGLSLTCVKHVITQVLEGLEYLHSHCKIIHTDIKPENILLCVTPQSSSHPPGDAIQTYTSAIKTTILQDPAEAAGKPGNLDNITVKIADLGSSCWVYKHFCQEIQTRQYRSLEVLLGSEYGPPADIWSVACLAFELVTGDSLFEPKAGPNFSLEEDHLAHIIELLGKIPVSVALSGKYSYQYFNRKGDLRRIAVLRPWGLYEVLVEKYHFLLREASLFSDFLLQMLDFLSERRATAAKCLKHPWLKL; encoded by the exons ATGGACTCTAAACTGAAAACACTTAGGAATTATAAACATCTTGAACCTGACTACACAGAGGAACATGAAGATCCAAGAGATTACTGCTACG GTGGATATCACCCAGTCCAGGTGGGAGATGTGTTTAATAAGAGATACAAGGTTCTGTCCAAGCTGGGTTGGGGTTATTTCTCTACTGTATGGCTCTGCATTGACCTCAG GTCCGGCAGGCATGTTGCAGTGAAGGTGTTGAAGAGCGGAGCTGGATTCACTCAGGCTGGACAAGATGAACTGACATTACTGCGATGt GCCAGTGGTCCCACAGCCCGCAACCCTCTTAAAGGACGTATAGTGCAGTTACTGGATGAGTTTAAGATAGCTGGTGTGAACGGCATTC ATATTTGTCTAGTGTTGGAGCTGCTGGGGCCAGACTTGCGCTGTTGGCAAGTGTGTTTTGGAAACCCAGGCCTTTCTCTCACCTGTGTCAAACACGTCATCACTCAG GTGCTTGAAGGTCTGGAGTATCTTCACAGCCACTGCAAGATCATTCACACAGACATCAAGCCTGAGAACATCCTGCTGTGTGTCACACCGCAGTCCTCATCTCATCCTCCAGGGGACGCTATACAAACTTACACTTCAGCCATTAAAACCACAATCCTCCAGGATCCCG CAGAAGCAGCTGGAAAACCTGGAAACTTGGATAATATCACAGTGAAGATTGCAGACCTTGGCAGCTCATGTTGGGTG TACAAACACTTTTGTCAAGAGATCCAGACCAGACAGTATCGCTCTCTGGAGGTTCTCCTAGGCTCTGAATATGGTCCTCCGGCTGACATCTGGAGTGTGGCCTGCTTG GCATTTGAGCTTGTTACTGGTGATTCCTTATTTGAACCGAAAGCAGGGCCGAATTTCTCCTTAGAGGAAG ACCACCTGGCTCATATTATTGAGCTCCTGGGTAAGATCCCAGTGTCAGTGGCTCTGTCTGGGAAATATTCCTATCAGTATTTCAACCGCAAAG GTGACCTGCGGCGAATAGCCGTCCTCCGTCCATGGGGTCTGTATGAAGTGCTGGTGGAGAAATATCACTTTCTCCTCAGAGAGGCATCACTTTTCTCCGACTTCCTGTTACAGATGTTGGACTTCCTGTCAGAGCGGAGGGCGACAGCAGCCAAGTGTCTCAAACATCCCTGGCTAAAGCTGTAA
- the si:ch211-220i18.4 gene encoding SRSF protein kinase 3 isoform X1, whose protein sequence is MSIYKQLQTSDEIMQTNTKHMICTKSSDVVMDSKLKTLRNYKHLEPDYTEEHEDPRDYCYGGYHPVQVGDVFNKRYKVLSKLGWGYFSTVWLCIDLRSGRHVAVKVLKSGAGFTQAGQDELTLLRCASGPTARNPLKGRIVQLLDEFKIAGVNGIHICLVLELLGPDLRCWQVCFGNPGLSLTCVKHVITQVLEGLEYLHSHCKIIHTDIKPENILLCVTPQSSSHPPGDAIQTYTSAIKTTILQDPAEAAGKPGNLDNITVKIADLGSSCWVYKHFCQEIQTRQYRSLEVLLGSEYGPPADIWSVACLAFELVTGDSLFEPKAGPNFSLEEDHLAHIIELLGKIPVSVALSGKYSYQYFNRKGDLRRIAVLRPWGLYEVLVEKYHFLLREASLFSDFLLQMLDFLSERRATAAKCLKHPWLKL, encoded by the exons ATGAGCATCTATAAGCAGCTCCAGACCTCTGATGAAatcatgcaaacaaacacaaagcacatGATCTGCACCAAATC GTCTGATGTAGTTATGGACTCTAAACTGAAAACACTTAGGAATTATAAACATCTTGAACCTGACTACACAGAGGAACATGAAGATCCAAGAGATTACTGCTACG GTGGATATCACCCAGTCCAGGTGGGAGATGTGTTTAATAAGAGATACAAGGTTCTGTCCAAGCTGGGTTGGGGTTATTTCTCTACTGTATGGCTCTGCATTGACCTCAG GTCCGGCAGGCATGTTGCAGTGAAGGTGTTGAAGAGCGGAGCTGGATTCACTCAGGCTGGACAAGATGAACTGACATTACTGCGATGt GCCAGTGGTCCCACAGCCCGCAACCCTCTTAAAGGACGTATAGTGCAGTTACTGGATGAGTTTAAGATAGCTGGTGTGAACGGCATTC ATATTTGTCTAGTGTTGGAGCTGCTGGGGCCAGACTTGCGCTGTTGGCAAGTGTGTTTTGGAAACCCAGGCCTTTCTCTCACCTGTGTCAAACACGTCATCACTCAG GTGCTTGAAGGTCTGGAGTATCTTCACAGCCACTGCAAGATCATTCACACAGACATCAAGCCTGAGAACATCCTGCTGTGTGTCACACCGCAGTCCTCATCTCATCCTCCAGGGGACGCTATACAAACTTACACTTCAGCCATTAAAACCACAATCCTCCAGGATCCCG CAGAAGCAGCTGGAAAACCTGGAAACTTGGATAATATCACAGTGAAGATTGCAGACCTTGGCAGCTCATGTTGGGTG TACAAACACTTTTGTCAAGAGATCCAGACCAGACAGTATCGCTCTCTGGAGGTTCTCCTAGGCTCTGAATATGGTCCTCCGGCTGACATCTGGAGTGTGGCCTGCTTG GCATTTGAGCTTGTTACTGGTGATTCCTTATTTGAACCGAAAGCAGGGCCGAATTTCTCCTTAGAGGAAG ACCACCTGGCTCATATTATTGAGCTCCTGGGTAAGATCCCAGTGTCAGTGGCTCTGTCTGGGAAATATTCCTATCAGTATTTCAACCGCAAAG GTGACCTGCGGCGAATAGCCGTCCTCCGTCCATGGGGTCTGTATGAAGTGCTGGTGGAGAAATATCACTTTCTCCTCAGAGAGGCATCACTTTTCTCCGACTTCCTGTTACAGATGTTGGACTTCCTGTCAGAGCGGAGGGCGACAGCAGCCAAGTGTCTCAAACATCCCTGGCTAAAGCTGTAA